One genomic window of Myxocyprinus asiaticus isolate MX2 ecotype Aquarium Trade chromosome 5, UBuf_Myxa_2, whole genome shotgun sequence includes the following:
- the LOC127440463 gene encoding glutamate decarboxylase 1-like, whose amino-acid sequence MELTQADGQHLGKNKQDGSSIGNTDDGLKYDSGCIANDFSCIHSKDLLPAEDGEEATKHFLQELVNILLAYISKSLKRSSKVLDFHYPHQFKDGLEGFSLELPDQPDNLEQILVDCRDTLKYGVKTGHPRFFNQLSTGLDIIGLAGEWLTSTANTNMFTYEISPAFILMEEVILRKMHTIIGWSEEEGDGIFCPGGTMSNLYSVLLARFHFFPAVKTHGMCAIPRLALFTSAHSHYSIKKSAAVLGIGSENVIVVKCDERGKMISSELNSSIDVAKSKGLVPFYVSATAGTTVYGAFDPLNEIADICERHGLWMHVDAAWGGGLLMSKKHRWKLQGIERADSVTWNPHKMMGVPLQCSAILVKWKGLLLECNQLCAEYLFQPDKQYDVSYDTGDKSIQCGRHVDVFKLWLMWKAKGSEGFEAQVNHCLENAEYLYYKLKKRTDFQLVFKAKPEHSNVCFWYLPKRVQNIPPGPERDRELHMVAPKIKAKMMEDGFTMIGYQPLEDKVNFFRCVFSNPATQREDVDFLLDEIARLGCEV is encoded by the exons ATGGAGCTAACACAAGCTGATGGGCAGCATTTAGGCAAGAACAAACAGGATGGAAGTTCTATAGGAAACACTGATGACGGCCTGAAATATGATAGTGGGTGCATTGCCAATGACTTCAGCTGCATCCACAGCAAAG ATCTGCTCCCTGCTGAGGATGGAGAGGAGGCAACTAAGCATTTTCTGCAGGAGCTGGTAAACATCTTGCTGGCCTACATCAGTAAATCCCTGAAACGCAGCTCCAAAGTTCTGGACTTTCATTATCCTCACCAGTTTAAagacggtctggagggattcagcctggAGCTCCCTGACCAGCCAGATAATCTGGAGCAGATACTGGTGGATTGCAGAGACACACTCAAATATGGAGTTAAAACAG GTCATCCTAGGTTTTTCAACCAGCTGTCAACTGGACTAGACATCATTGGTCTGGCCGGAGAATGGTTGACATCCACAGCAAACACAAACAT GTTTACTTATGAAATATCTCCAGCTTTTATACTTATGGAGGAAGTAATTCTGAGAAAAATGCACACAATTATTGGATGGTCTGAGGAGGAGGGAGACGGCATCTTTTGTCCTG GAGGTACCATGTCCAATCTGTACAGTGTGTTGCTGGCTCGGTTCCATTTCTTCCCGGCGGTGAAGACCCATGGGATGTGCGCCATACCTCGCCTGGCACTGTTCACCTCCGCGCAT AGTCATTATTCAATCAAGAAGTCTGCAGCAGTCCTCGGAATTGGCTCTGAAAATGTAATTGTCGTCAAATGTGATGAAAG GGGGAAAATGATCTCATCAGAACTGAACTCCAGCATTGATGTGGCAAAGTCTAAG GGTCTGGTCCCATTCTATGTCAGTGCAACTGCTGGAACAACAGTCTATGGAGCCTTTGACCCTCTAAATGAAATAGCAGACATATGTGAACGCCATGGCCTATGGATGCATGTGGAT GCTGCTTGGGGTGGTGGTTTGCTCATGTCCAAAAAGCACCGTTGGAAACTGCAAGGAATTGAAAG GGCTGATTCCGTCACCTGGAACCCCCACAAAATGATGGGTGTTCCATTGCAGTGCTCAGCCATTCTAGTGAAGTGGAAG GGCCTCCTGCTGGAGTGCAATCAGTTGTGTGCCGAGTATCTCTTCCAACCTGACAAGCAGTATGACGTGTCCTACGACACTGGGGACAAAAGCATTCAGTGTGGAAGGCATGTGGACGTCTTCAAACTGTGGCTCATGTGGAAGGCAAAG GGCTCAGAAGGTTTTGAAGCACAGGTCAACCACTGCCTTGAAAATGCAGAGTATCTTTACTACAAGCTGAAGAAGAGAACAGATTTTCAACTTGTCTTCAAAGCAAAA CCCGAACACAGCAATGTCTGCTTTTGGTATCTACCAAAAAGAGTGCAAAACATTCCTCCTGGCCCAGAACGAGACAGAGAACTTCATATG GTGGCTCCAAAAATCAAGGCAAAGATGATGGAGGATGGATTTACAATGATTGGCTATCAACCTCTCGAAGATAAAGTTAATTTCTTCCGTTGTGTTTTCTCCAACCCAGCTACCCAGAGGGAGGACGTAGACTTCCTATTAGATGAAATTGCTCGTTTGGGCTGTGAAGTCTAG